In Sphingobacterium sp. lm-10, one DNA window encodes the following:
- the prmC gene encoding peptide chain release factor N(5)-glutamine methyltransferase, translated as MQTLHTFRIEFHKELHAYYPAEEIDSLFYIVVDEILSISRLKAQVDLQQEVNNSFIGRMNDVMDSLRKQIPIQHILGHAPFYGFDFEVNEHTLIPRPETEELVHLLIHQEKDRKCPHILDIGTGSGCIAISLAKLISTASVEGMDISSEALAVAKRNATKLNAQVCFTTVDILDWRNFESKKATYDVIVSNPPYITPAEKKEMSVQVLDHEPHGALFVKETDPLIFYREIAAFAAVHLSQGGALYFEINQYLAEETKNVVQAQGFSKVIILDDINGAKRMLFCLR; from the coding sequence ATGCAAACGCTACACACCTTCCGCATAGAGTTCCACAAAGAACTCCATGCATACTATCCTGCCGAAGAGATCGATAGCCTTTTTTACATTGTGGTAGACGAAATCTTATCTATTTCGAGGCTTAAAGCACAGGTAGATTTGCAGCAAGAGGTAAACAACTCATTCATTGGAAGAATGAATGATGTAATGGATTCATTGCGAAAACAAATTCCGATACAACACATCCTGGGGCATGCACCATTTTACGGATTCGACTTTGAGGTAAATGAGCATACGCTGATACCCCGTCCTGAAACGGAGGAATTAGTTCATCTCTTAATCCATCAAGAGAAAGACAGGAAATGCCCGCACATATTGGACATCGGAACCGGCAGTGGGTGTATTGCCATTAGCCTGGCGAAATTAATCTCCACAGCTTCGGTAGAAGGAATGGATATCTCCTCGGAGGCTCTGGCAGTGGCTAAGCGTAACGCCACGAAGCTGAATGCTCAAGTCTGTTTTACAACTGTCGATATTTTAGACTGGCGAAACTTTGAGAGTAAAAAAGCGACCTATGATGTGATCGTCAGCAATCCGCCATACATCACCCCAGCGGAAAAGAAAGAGATGAGTGTGCAGGTACTCGACCATGAACCGCACGGTGCTCTGTTTGTAAAGGAAACAGATCCTCTGATTTTCTATCGGGAGATCGCTGCCTTTGCAGCCGTACATTTATCGCAGGGCGGTGCCTTATACTTTGAGATCAATCAATACCTTGCAGAAGAAACAAAAAATGTTGTGCAAGCTCAAGGTTTTAGCAAAGTCATCATATTGGACGATATTAATGGTGCAAAGAGAATGTTGTTTTGCTTAAGATAG
- a CDS encoding recombinase family protein, producing MRKADLYIRVSTDEQADKGYSQRDQEDRLRKYCEIKGIPVRDVYIEDHSAKSFKRPEWQKYLSNLRKTKNNKAGSIILFTKWDRFSRNAGDAYQMINQLRTHGVEPMAIEQPLDLTIPENKIMLAFYLASPEVENDRRALNVFHGMRRAKKEGRYMGTAPLGYANKITEGKKKFIAPHDFEAPLLKWAFEQIVSNNFNTEQIWKMVRDKADGKGRFSKNNFWVAVRNPLYCGKIFIPPYKEEKGYFVKGQHEPLISEKTFADVQDILDGRKRVVKPKIVAMDNLPLRGFIKCPNPNCNRMLTGSASKGKMGNYYYYYHCTSSCGVRFKAETANEAFLKQLRYMSPKEGMVDVFIEAFIKDFNNKTKAQNTERANIIGEIDALNKRYQNALLKNADGEMADEDFQEIKKLTKGKIEVLERRLNDLAVVGTEIKDLVASTLKKVANIDRRYENGDIEEKRLIVSSMFPEFLEFDGTQHRTPRLNSAIALIYQNNSKLQGKKNGTSLSFLDLSQEVIPLGFEPRTTTLKV from the coding sequence ATGAGAAAGGCAGATTTATACATACGTGTATCGACAGACGAGCAAGCGGACAAGGGATATTCGCAACGTGACCAAGAAGACCGATTAAGAAAATATTGTGAGATAAAAGGCATTCCGGTAAGGGATGTTTACATAGAAGACCATTCGGCAAAATCTTTCAAACGTCCAGAGTGGCAGAAATATTTATCCAACCTGCGTAAAACAAAAAACAACAAAGCGGGGTCAATAATATTATTTACCAAATGGGATAGGTTCAGTAGGAACGCAGGGGATGCATACCAAATGATTAACCAGTTACGGACACATGGCGTTGAGCCTATGGCAATAGAACAGCCCTTAGACCTTACCATTCCCGAAAATAAAATCATGCTTGCGTTCTATCTCGCTTCACCGGAAGTTGAGAACGACAGGCGTGCATTAAATGTCTTTCACGGAATGCGCAGGGCGAAAAAAGAGGGGCGGTATATGGGTACTGCTCCATTGGGATATGCCAATAAGATAACAGAGGGCAAAAAGAAGTTCATTGCACCCCATGATTTTGAAGCACCGCTTTTAAAATGGGCGTTTGAACAAATCGTTTCCAATAACTTCAATACCGAACAGATATGGAAAATGGTTCGGGATAAAGCCGATGGAAAGGGTCGGTTCAGCAAAAATAACTTTTGGGTAGCCGTCCGAAACCCCTTGTACTGTGGCAAAATATTCATTCCTCCGTACAAAGAGGAAAAGGGATATTTTGTCAAAGGACAGCATGAGCCATTAATCAGCGAAAAGACGTTTGCGGATGTACAGGATATTCTCGATGGGAGAAAGAGGGTTGTAAAGCCTAAAATCGTGGCTATGGACAATCTACCGCTTAGAGGGTTTATTAAATGCCCTAACCCTAATTGTAATAGGATGCTCACTGGGAGTGCCTCAAAGGGCAAGATGGGCAATTACTATTACTACTACCATTGCACTTCCTCCTGCGGAGTACGGTTCAAAGCCGAAACCGCCAATGAGGCTTTCTTAAAACAGTTACGGTATATGTCGCCAAAAGAGGGCATGGTCGATGTTTTTATCGAAGCCTTTATAAAAGACTTCAATAACAAAACCAAAGCCCAAAACACCGAACGTGCAAATATCATAGGTGAGATTGATGCGTTGAACAAACGCTATCAAAATGCGCTTTTAAAAAATGCCGATGGAGAAATGGCAGATGAAGATTTCCAAGAAATAAAGAAATTGACCAAAGGAAAGATTGAGGTTTTGGAAAGAAGATTAAACGACTTGGCAGTAGTCGGAACGGAGATAAAAGATTTGGTAGCCTCTACCTTAAAAAAGGTTGCAAACATTGATAGACGCTATGAAAACGGCGATATTGAAGAAAAAAGGCTTATAGTGAGTTCGATGTTCCCCGAATTTTTGGAATTTGACGGAACACAACATCGAACTCCGAGGCTAAATTCTGCGATTGCTCTTATCTATCAGAATAACAGTAAGTTACAAGGTAAAAAAAATGGGACAAGTCTTTCTTTTTTAGACTTGTCCCAAGAGGTGATCCCGCTGGGATTCGAACCCAGGACCACTACATTAAAAGTGTAA
- a CDS encoding antirestriction protein ArdA, producing the protein MTHQINTSEASVYVGTYGKYNDGSIFGKWLKLSDYADKEEFYDACRELHDNEEDPEFMFQDYENIPNGSIGECWISDSIFDVLEALEDMDETRKEAFLIWCDNGHRKLSEGDINDLISDFDDDYIGEYKDEEDFAYEQVEQMDLPEFAKTYFDYEAYARDLFCGDYWSDSGHVFYNS; encoded by the coding sequence ATGACACATCAAATAAACACATCGGAAGCAAGCGTGTATGTCGGCACATACGGAAAATATAATGACGGTTCAATCTTCGGGAAATGGCTAAAGCTATCCGATTATGCGGACAAGGAAGAATTTTACGATGCTTGCAGGGAGCTACACGATAACGAGGAAGACCCCGAATTTATGTTCCAAGATTACGAGAATATCCCGAACGGCTCAATCGGCGAATGTTGGATAAGCGATAGCATATTTGATGTTTTGGAGGCTTTGGAAGATATGGACGAAACCCGAAAAGAGGCATTTCTAATATGGTGCGACAACGGGCACCGTAAGCTGTCCGAGGGCGATATTAACGACCTAATAAGCGACTTTGACGATGACTATATAGGGGAATACAAGGACGAGGAAGATTTTGCCTATGAACAGGTAGAGCAAATGGACTTGCCCGAATTTGCAAAAACGTACTTCGATTATGAAGCTTATGCGCGTGACCTGTTTTGCGGTGACTATTGGAGCGATAGCGGTCATGTATTTTATAATTCGTAG
- a CDS encoding DNA-binding response regulator, with protein METKDINRTTVGFINDKSPIMDLINNDLIASGVDVIFRSENIMEGNNQLSSLKTHPDICIIDLDFFDRNVMKQLRELRSQYPTMKLIAHSDMDDEKVLKQLFGLDFSKYVLIGEDIKKAIDGVVNGR; from the coding sequence ATGGAGACTAAGGACATAAACCGAACTACCGTTGGATTTATCAATGATAAAAGCCCAATAATGGATTTAATAAATAACGACCTCATTGCTTCCGGTGTGGATGTTATATTTCGCTCTGAGAATATTATGGAGGGGAATAATCAGCTATCCTCATTAAAAACGCACCCCGATATTTGCATCATCGACCTTGATTTTTTTGATAGAAATGTCATGAAGCAACTACGGGAATTAAGAAGTCAATACCCTACAATGAAATTAATTGCCCACAGTGATATGGACGACGAAAAAGTCCTAAAACAACTTTTTGGGCTTGACTTTTCAAAATATGTATTGATTGGCGAGGATATAAAAAAAGCCATTGACGGTGTGGTCAATGGCAGGTGA
- a CDS encoding DUF3872 domain-containing protein: MKILIRKYGLHLQAMFMLLAMLVCAVVLTSCEKDELDIRQNYPFEIQVMPVPKEVANRQTVEIRITVQRSGNFSNAKYFIRYFQFDGQGALRYYSEPPYMPNDLYILPKTQFRLYYTSQSTVSQSFDIWISDNFGNEKQFSFQFNSMD; the protein is encoded by the coding sequence ATGAAAATATTAATCAGAAAGTACGGGCTACATTTGCAGGCAATGTTCATGCTCTTGGCGATGTTGGTCTGCGCCGTGGTGCTGACCTCCTGTGAGAAAGACGAACTCGACATCAGGCAGAATTACCCTTTTGAGATACAGGTGATGCCTGTACCCAAAGAGGTAGCGAACAGACAGACCGTTGAAATACGGATTACCGTTCAGCGGTCGGGCAATTTCAGCAATGCGAAATACTTTATCCGCTATTTCCAGTTTGACGGACAGGGGGCATTGCGCTATTACAGCGAACCGCCGTATATGCCCAATGACCTGTACATATTGCCAAAGACACAATTTAGGCTGTATTACACCTCGCAATCCACCGTATCACAGTCATTTGATATTTGGATTTCAGACAATTTCGGGAACGAAAAGCAATTCAGCTTTCAGTTTAACAGTATGGATTGA
- a CDS encoding conjugal transfer protein TraO, with protein sequence MMRYIFAVVLAMLSMTAVQAQRMLPKQKGLEVNAGMLSKEISDNYYLNLMLTVNGKNGYYWIWGAEYTHQFSGYRDVLIPLETYTGEVGYSLQLMGDARKTITLNAGLTAVAGYETINRSEAMLPDGSTILDKDNFVYGTGGRLTLETYLSDRFVLLLQGRTKVLWGTDLKQFRPSAGIGLRFNF encoded by the coding sequence ATGATGAGATACATTTTTGCCGTGGTGCTTGCCATGCTAAGCATGACAGCGGTACAGGCACAGCGAATGCTCCCCAAACAAAAGGGATTGGAAGTAAACGCAGGTATGTTGTCCAAAGAGATAAGCGACAATTACTATCTGAATCTGATGTTGACCGTGAACGGAAAGAACGGCTATTACTGGATATGGGGTGCGGAGTACACCCATCAGTTTTCCGGTTACAGGGATGTACTGATACCGCTCGAAACCTACACGGGCGAGGTGGGTTACAGTCTTCAGCTAATGGGGGATGCAAGAAAGACCATTACGCTGAATGCAGGGCTTACAGCCGTGGCAGGTTACGAAACCATCAACCGGAGCGAAGCCATGTTGCCGGATGGCTCGACCATCCTCGATAAAGACAATTTTGTTTACGGCACTGGCGGACGGCTCACGCTCGAAACGTACCTGTCCGACCGTTTTGTCCTGCTCCTGCAAGGGCGGACAAAAGTATTATGGGGTACGGATTTGAAACAGTTCCGTCCATCGGCAGGGATTGGACTAAGGTTTAACTTTTAA
- the traN gene encoding conjugative transposon protein TraN, with product MNAIVKSLMAMVCLTVFITGANAQQIASSTTKLSMGKVDPYEMQVTYSKTSHLIFPSAIRYVDLGSEYLIAGKAEDAENVLRIKASVRDFDEETNFSVITDDGRFYNFNVFYSPYPATLNYDLLTMQKASDRENGNDVLFEELGGNSPSLAGLLMETIYKKNKRIVKHIGAKSYGIQFLLKGIYVHNGKFYFHTELRNKSNVPFNIDFVNFKVVDKKVAKRTVVQEKAMNPLRMYKTLDEITGNTTDQNVFLLDQFTITDDKVLIIEIFEKNGGRQQVLQVENSDLVHAKLISDMYLKIN from the coding sequence ATGAACGCAATAGTTAAAAGCCTCATGGCAATGGTCTGTTTAACGGTCTTTATCACAGGTGCAAATGCACAGCAGATTGCATCCAGTACAACAAAATTGAGCATGGGCAAGGTTGACCCTTACGAAATGCAGGTGACGTACAGCAAAACCTCGCACCTCATATTCCCGTCCGCTATCCGCTACGTGGATTTGGGCAGTGAATACCTTATTGCAGGCAAAGCCGAGGATGCGGAAAACGTACTGCGCATTAAGGCAAGCGTAAGGGATTTTGACGAGGAAACCAATTTTTCGGTCATCACGGACGATGGTCGGTTTTACAATTTCAATGTCTTTTACAGCCCTTATCCTGCAACGCTGAATTATGATTTACTGACCATGCAAAAAGCATCCGACAGGGAAAACGGCAACGATGTCCTGTTTGAGGAATTGGGGGGCAATTCGCCGTCACTGGCAGGCTTGCTCATGGAAACTATTTACAAAAAGAATAAAAGGATTGTGAAGCATATCGGGGCAAAAAGTTACGGCATACAATTCCTGCTAAAAGGTATCTACGTCCATAACGGAAAATTCTATTTCCATACGGAACTGCGCAACAAAAGCAATGTGCCGTTCAACATTGATTTTGTGAATTTCAAGGTCGTGGACAAGAAAGTCGCCAAGCGTACCGTGGTACAGGAAAAGGCAATGAACCCGTTGCGTATGTACAAAACGCTCGATGAAATAACGGGCAATACCACCGACCAAAACGTGTTCCTGCTTGACCAGTTTACCATCACGGATGACAAGGTTCTGATTATCGAAATCTTTGAAAAGAACGGGGGCAGACAACAGGTATTGCAGGTGGAAAACTCCGACCTCGTACACGCCAAGCTGATAAGCGATATGTACCTAAAGATTAATTAA
- the traM gene encoding conjugative transposon protein TraM, with product MKNSENKRVSFLVEDDDPKNGMDAPQDGAQNKAEKFKKPIIFALMGVVFFGCMYLIFKPSSDRKTVEDIGLNDAVPQASDAGLQSDKQKAYEQEMLEQKMEEKRNALLSLSDYWSEDSTADPEAELPDEDYEDGYAYGGGTRRNSNPALNSYRSAQNTLTSFYDNNDYETQELRRQVEELKEQLAEKDVPPVTTVEDQLALMEKSYEMASRHLPSTPAQTGNTDTTASAKSASQKEHFVAFTPVRKNAVSALYREPTDNAFLADWNETRNRGFYTAGVSEQVIQPKNSIRAVVQETQVVTGESGVRLRLLETAQTPVRSIPAGTVLTANAKFQSGRLQLKVTSIEFEGNIIPVDITVYDVNGQQGLYVPYSPEMNALTEIASNMSQTGGTSIMMTRSAGQQMAGDLSRGVVQGVSGYFSKKVRTPKVTVKAGHQLFLVSKN from the coding sequence ATGAAAAACAGTGAAAACAAAAGGGTAAGTTTTTTGGTCGAAGATGACGACCCAAAAAACGGAATGGATGCACCGCAGGACGGTGCGCAGAACAAAGCCGAAAAGTTTAAAAAGCCCATCATTTTTGCCCTTATGGGCGTGGTGTTCTTCGGCTGTATGTATTTAATCTTCAAACCATCCTCCGATAGGAAAACGGTTGAGGATATTGGTCTGAACGATGCCGTACCGCAGGCGAGCGATGCAGGGCTTCAATCCGATAAGCAAAAGGCTTATGAACAGGAAATGCTCGAACAGAAAATGGAGGAAAAGCGTAATGCGCTCCTGTCACTGTCCGACTATTGGAGCGAAGACAGTACCGCCGATCCGGAAGCGGAGCTACCGGATGAGGATTACGAAGACGGCTACGCTTACGGCGGTGGTACACGTAGGAACAGCAACCCTGCTCTGAACAGTTACCGCAGTGCGCAAAATACGTTGACCTCGTTCTACGACAACAACGATTACGAAACGCAGGAACTCCGCAGGCAGGTTGAGGAACTGAAAGAACAACTGGCAGAAAAAGACGTACCGCCTGTAACGACCGTGGAAGACCAATTGGCTTTGATGGAAAAGTCATACGAGATGGCATCCCGTCACCTGCCCTCAACTCCGGCACAGACAGGTAATACGGACACAACAGCTTCGGCAAAGAGTGCCTCGCAAAAGGAACATTTTGTGGCGTTCACCCCTGTAAGGAAAAATGCGGTTTCCGCATTGTACCGTGAGCCGACCGACAATGCTTTTTTGGCAGACTGGAACGAAACCCGAAACCGTGGCTTTTATACGGCAGGCGTTTCGGAACAGGTCATACAACCAAAAAACAGCATTAGGGCGGTGGTGCAGGAAACACAGGTCGTGACGGGTGAAAGCGGTGTCCGTTTGCGTTTGTTGGAAACGGCGCAAACTCCCGTCCGTTCCATTCCGGCAGGAACGGTATTGACGGCTAACGCCAAGTTCCAAAGTGGCAGGTTGCAGTTAAAGGTAACATCCATCGAATTTGAGGGCAACATTATTCCGGTCGATATAACCGTGTATGATGTGAACGGACAGCAAGGGCTATATGTGCCGTACTCCCCCGAAATGAATGCGCTTACCGAGATTGCCTCCAACATGAGCCAAACGGGTGGAACAAGTATCATGATGACACGCTCGGCAGGGCAACAGATGGCAGGCGACCTTTCCCGTGGCGTGGTGCAAGGGGTATCGGGGTACTTCTCCAAGAAAGTGAGGACACCGAAAGTAACCGTCAAAGCCGGTCATCAGCTATTCCTCGTTTCAAAAAATTAA
- a CDS encoding nitrogen regulatory IIA protein: protein MKNLRTEINNWFDRLYGQWRAMPVKKQHRYTLLLFLGYALLSVAVLLKVCYDVAQSDNTMTIEHIENPINRQNKSSVSPQDSINKILKRKMYETCMSCP, encoded by the coding sequence ATGAAAAATCTAAGAACAGAAATCAATAATTGGTTTGACAGGCTCTATGGACAGTGGCGAGCGATGCCTGTTAAAAAACAGCACCGCTATACGCTACTGCTCTTTTTGGGCTATGCGCTATTGTCCGTTGCCGTACTGTTGAAAGTGTGCTACGATGTAGCACAATCCGATAATACCATGACGATAGAGCATATCGAAAACCCGATTAACAGGCAAAACAAATCCTCGGTTTCTCCGCAGGACAGTATTAACAAAATCTTAAAACGTAAAATGTATGAAACCTGCATGAGTTGCCCCTAA
- the traK gene encoding conjugative transposon protein TraK, which produces MEFKTLRNIENSFRQIRLYAIVFAVLCIAVVGYAVWQSYQFAEAQRQKVYVLDNGKSLMLALSQDASINRPVEAREHVKRFHELFFTLAPDKNAIESNMKRAFNLADKSAFDYYKDLSEKGYYNRIISGNVQQRIEVDSVVCNFDTYPYAVRTYSKQFIIRSSNVTRRNLVTSCYLVNSVRSDNNPQGFNIEKFAVLGNSDVEIIDR; this is translated from the coding sequence ATGGAATTTAAGACACTAAGAAATATCGAAAACAGCTTTAGGCAAATACGGCTGTACGCCATTGTATTTGCCGTACTCTGCATCGCTGTGGTAGGTTATGCCGTTTGGCAGTCCTACCAGTTTGCCGAGGCACAACGCCAAAAAGTTTATGTACTGGACAACGGCAAATCATTGATGCTGGCACTGTCACAGGATGCAAGCATTAACAGACCTGTTGAGGCACGGGAACACGTTAAGCGTTTCCATGAACTGTTCTTTACGCTCGCACCCGATAAGAACGCCATCGAAAGCAACATGAAAAGGGCTTTTAACCTTGCCGACAAATCGGCTTTTGATTATTACAAAGACCTTTCGGAAAAAGGGTACTACAACCGTATCATTTCGGGCAATGTGCAACAGCGTATCGAAGTGGACAGCGTGGTCTGCAACTTCGATACCTATCCCTATGCCGTTAGGACGTACTCGAAACAATTTATTATCCGGTCAAGCAATGTCACAAGACGAAACCTTGTGACCTCCTGCTATCTCGTGAACTCCGTCCGTTCGGACAACAATCCGCAGGGCTTCAATATCGAAAAGTTTGCCGTGTTGGGAAACAGTGATGTAGAAATCATAGACCGCTAA
- the traJ gene encoding conjugative transposon protein TraJ: protein MEWNNLHELLRSLYDEMLPLSADMATVAKGIAGLGALFYVALKVWQALSRAEPIDVFPLLRPFAIGLCIMFFPTIVLGTINAVMSPVVKGTHAMLENQVLDLNQLQQQKDLLEREAMLRNPETAYLVSDEEFDKKLDELGWSPSDLATMSGMYLDRQAYKIEKAIKEWFRNLLEILFQASALVIDTIRTFFLIVLCILGPIAFAISVWDGFQSTLTQWLTRYISVYLWLPIADMFSSMLAKIQSLIIERDIEMLADPTYIPDTSNTVYIIFMIIGIVGYFTIPTVAGWVIQAGGAGNFMRNVNQTASKTGNIAGAGTGAVAGNIGGRLMNK from the coding sequence ATGGAATGGAACAATCTTCACGAACTCCTGCGCTCGCTTTACGATGAGATGCTCCCACTGTCCGCCGATATGGCGACAGTGGCTAAGGGCATCGCCGGATTGGGCGCACTGTTCTACGTGGCACTGAAAGTTTGGCAGGCATTGAGCCGTGCAGAACCGATAGACGTGTTTCCGCTCCTGCGACCTTTCGCCATCGGGCTTTGCATTATGTTCTTCCCGACCATCGTATTGGGAACTATCAATGCGGTAATGTCTCCGGTGGTAAAAGGAACACACGCCATGCTCGAAAACCAAGTGCTTGACCTCAACCAGTTACAGCAACAAAAAGACCTGTTGGAGAGAGAGGCGATGCTCCGCAATCCCGAAACCGCTTACCTCGTAAGCGATGAGGAATTTGATAAGAAACTGGACGAATTGGGATGGTCGCCGTCCGATTTGGCTACCATGTCGGGAATGTACCTTGACAGACAAGCCTACAAGATTGAGAAAGCCATAAAGGAATGGTTTCGCAATCTATTGGAGATACTTTTCCAAGCATCGGCACTGGTGATAGATACCATACGGACATTCTTTCTTATCGTGCTGTGCATACTCGGGCCGATAGCCTTTGCGATAAGTGTATGGGATGGTTTTCAATCCACACTTACGCAATGGCTGACCCGATACATCAGTGTGTACCTGTGGTTGCCCATCGCCGATATGTTCAGCTCCATGCTCGCCAAGATACAATCCCTTATCATCGAACGGGATATTGAAATGCTTGCCGACCCCACTTATATACCCGATACATCCAATACCGTGTATATCATCTTCATGATAATTGGGATAGTCGGCTATTTCACCATACCAACGGTGGCAGGTTGGGTTATCCAAGCCGGAGGCGCAGGGAACTTCATGCGCAATGTCAATCAGACGGCATCGAAGACCGGAAACATCGCCGGAGCAGGAACGGGTGCGGTGGCAGGCAATATCGGTGGCAGGTTAATGAACAAATAA
- a CDS encoding DUF4141 domain-containing protein has protein sequence MKKVMLLVCTAFMLAVAPSAKAQWIVVDPSNLASGIINSANEIVQTSSTVSNTIKNFNEVKKVYEQGKEYYDKLKAVSNLVKDARKVQQTVLLVGDVSEMYVQNFGKMMNDPNFSPQELTAIANGYSTLLNESTELLKELKQIVSSTSLSLNDKERMDIIDKVYKEVKDYHSLVRYYTNKNISVSILRAKKQNNTKRVLELYGTAEQKYW, from the coding sequence ATGAAAAAAGTAATGTTACTGGTATGTACGGCATTTATGCTTGCCGTTGCACCGTCCGCAAAAGCACAATGGATTGTTGTTGACCCGTCAAATCTGGCATCGGGTATCATCAACAGTGCAAATGAAATTGTGCAGACCTCGTCCACGGTATCTAATACCATCAAAAATTTCAACGAAGTAAAAAAAGTGTACGAACAGGGCAAGGAGTATTACGACAAACTGAAAGCCGTAAGCAACTTGGTGAAAGATGCCCGAAAAGTGCAACAGACCGTGTTGCTCGTAGGGGATGTGTCCGAAATGTACGTGCAGAATTTCGGTAAGATGATGAACGACCCCAATTTCAGTCCACAGGAACTGACGGCAATCGCCAACGGTTATTCTACGCTTCTGAACGAGAGTACCGAACTGCTCAAAGAACTGAAACAGATTGTTTCCTCGACCTCGCTTTCGCTGAACGATAAAGAGCGTATGGACATCATCGACAAGGTTTACAAAGAGGTCAAGGATTATCACAGCCTTGTCCGCTATTATACCAACAAAAACATTTCCGTGAGCATATTAAGGGCTAAAAAACAGAACAACACCAAAAGGGTGCTTGAACTGTACGGAACTGCTGAACAAAAATACTGGTAA
- a CDS encoding DUF4133 domain-containing protein: MSNYNINKGIGRTVEFKGLKAQYLFIFAGGLLGVLILVMVMYMAGVNSYVCLFIGAGGASLIIWQTFALNGKYGEYGLMKVGAKKRHPKYIICCRAVHRYLKFTSKSSHL, translated from the coding sequence ATGAGCAATTACAATATCAATAAAGGTATCGGCAGAACGGTCGAGTTCAAAGGATTGAAAGCACAGTACCTGTTCATCTTCGCAGGTGGTCTGCTCGGCGTGCTTATCCTCGTGATGGTTATGTACATGGCAGGCGTAAACTCCTACGTGTGCCTGTTCATCGGGGCAGGCGGTGCATCGCTCATCATTTGGCAAACATTCGCATTGAACGGCAAATACGGCGAATACGGATTGATGAAAGTCGGGGCAAAGAAAAGGCATCCGAAATACATCATCTGTTGCAGAGCCGTACACCGCTATTTAAAATTCACTTCTAAATCCAGTCATTTATGA
- a CDS encoding DUF4134 domain-containing protein, whose protein sequence is MEKQSKKVLLTGVALLSAFGVFAQGNGSAGITEATQMVTSYFDPATQLIYAIGAVVGLIGGVKVYNKFSSGDPDTSKTAASWFGACIFLIVAATILRSFFL, encoded by the coding sequence ATGGAAAAACAAAGCAAAAAAGTGTTGCTGACAGGCGTTGCGCTCCTGTCGGCATTCGGCGTGTTCGCACAGGGCAACGGCTCGGCAGGTATCACCGAAGCCACGCAGATGGTAACGAGTTACTTCGACCCTGCAACCCAATTAATCTATGCGATTGGGGCTGTGGTCGGGTTAATCGGAGGCGTAAAGGTGTACAACAAATTTAGTAGCGGAGACCCCGATACAAGCAAGACTGCGGCATCGTGGTTTGGGGCTTGTATCTTCCTAATCGTAGCGGCGACCATTCTCCGCTCATTCTTCCTTTAA
- a CDS encoding helix-turn-helix transcriptional regulator, with protein sequence MTLGKYIKELREEKGLFIREIGAYLELDNAFISKVENEEKLLPKKHLERLAEFLEVPLNELLVLWLSDKIRGIIDDKENGIKALKIVLKDLKRKPL encoded by the coding sequence ATGACTTTAGGTAAATACATAAAAGAATTACGGGAAGAAAAAGGGTTATTTATAAGAGAAATTGGGGCATACTTAGAACTGGATAATGCTTTTATTAGTAAGGTTGAGAATGAAGAAAAGCTATTGCCGAAAAAACATTTGGAAAGGCTTGCTGAATTTTTGGAAGTACCATTAAATGAATTATTGGTTTTGTGGCTCTCTGACAAAATACGAGGGATTATAGACGACAAAGAAAATGGTATAAAAGCATTAAAAATTGTGCTGAAGGATTTAAAAAGAAAACCGTTATAA